In one Acanthochromis polyacanthus isolate Apoly-LR-REF ecotype Palm Island chromosome 20, KAUST_Apoly_ChrSc, whole genome shotgun sequence genomic region, the following are encoded:
- the LOC127531372 gene encoding uncharacterized protein LOC127531372 — MRTKDGRAIKNSMLQDKEEVERLIQAKEAMRFMQPLRGTPAYWNKSLRDLHAMLRQLGKPTFFLTFSAAEMRWPEIIGVIKSQQGQTLGDFSELDWKAKCDILRSNPVTVMRMFEKRVDALMAKLILSPARPIGEVEDYFYRVEFQARGSPHIHMLVWVKDAPVYGEDLDHTVCRFIDCHISCQMPDPEKDPELHKIVSEVQVHSRSHTGSCRKGNVACRYGFPKLPFDITWITEPFAADVEMEDGQDQEEVMKGRREQIRRQQREAKEKLRHLRELLMDPKASFESLSDLLRRCDLEHDAYLKCAENLTSGSVVMLKRQPNECWVNAYNPDLLRAWNANMDIQYVLDEYCCAMYMMSYITKPEHEMTEILNSVVKTSRESAFNQSEEMRKIMQAYAKHREVSAQEAVARTCSLPLKKCSRSVIFLSTDEEAMKMSLPMSRLKDMAPDSEEVWMLGVPEKYLFRPKTPEFQGMCLAEFASDYRVVYGEQAQGPSAIALLCDKGHIAKRTAGKPAVVRYARFSETKAPEKHFRRLLKLYLPHRSDDELNDGGRTSYEEFYKSRRNVKDIVEHNRKRFEGRGAGMDKALQNVQFGPVLNAWNTFAPEVEAERQECLELREKIPEEQDEDAVPDFEDLNVGEPLPRIEAPRLSPDFVRKMFQSLNQTQACVFYAVRQWCLRRVWGQDPEPFHYFVSGGAGCGKSHVIKCIHEEATRILWQLPRFRDAADMSQPTVLLTAFTGTAAFNIAGKTLHSVLKLPRSLEPPYQGLGNALDELRATLSSVEILIIDEISMVSKKLFAYVNWRFQQLKGNRRPFGGISVLAVGDFYQLPPLGRAKPLCVYEETEFDLWRERFTMVNLTEIMRQKDDRAFAELLNRLRVKRKQDPLCAADRGLLMRAVSDGKDCPPGTLHVFATNKQVDGHNAATVASLLKGDVKIAAEDYRKDVATGRKVPVPNIKGTKRDLPDSIMAAEGARVMLIRNLNVEDGLVNGTFGTISTILPDRRDPKVVSFLGLKLDNTTAGQTLRKKLLGPSDDLVYVERSEESIGRKGGVVRRQFPVKLAFACTAHKVQGMTVTSAVVSLKRMFQPGMAYVALSRTTSLQGLTITDFDETKIYADPAITTALEDMRSASFQSVTPLLHRFNRTERPDAEVTIVHHNTQGLPSHMVDLKLHHELRLADVLCLTETHLSGSSVSSSFDLEGYTVFHRSRQACYTTCRDMASKAGGGVAVYCRSALMAEAPSCMGRVTDLECLVVKVEVPVKVLIATVYRPPDFGLQKFLPNLNALLDTLELLDHHPIVVCGDFNEDLLSRGKKSIRDALLSRGYNQLITESTTDKNTVIDHIYISQPEKCVQSGVLQTYYSYHSPVYCILTG, encoded by the coding sequence ATGCGCACAAAAGATGGGCGTGCCATCAAAAACTCCATGCTCCAGGAcaaagaggaggtggagagatTAATTCAGGCCAAAGAGGCCATGCGATTTATGCAGCCTCTGAGAGGCACACCCGCATATTGGAATAAAAGCCTGAGAGATTTGCATGCTATGCTCAGGCAACTCGGCAAACCGACgttctttttgactttttcgGCAGCTGAGATGAGATGGCCTGAAATAATTGGGGTCATCAAATCTCAGCAAGGACAAACACTTGGTGACTTTTCCGAACTGGACTGGAAAGCCAAGTGTGACATTTTGCGCAGTAACCCTGTCACCGTTATGCGCATGTTTGAAAAACGTGTGGATGCCCTTATGGCAAAGTTGATCCTCTCACCAGCGCGGCCCATCGGCGAGGTGGAGGATTATTTTTACCGCGTGGAATTTCAGGCCCGCGGAAGcccacacattcacatgctAGTGTGGGTGAAAGACGCCCCTGTGTACGGCGAGGACTTGGACCACACCGTATGCAGGTTCATTGACTGCCACATTTCCTGCCAGATGCCTGACCCCGAGAAGGACCCGGAGCTCCACAAAATCGTCTCGGAGGTTCAGGTACACAGCAGGAGCCACACCGGCTCTTGCCGAAAGGGAAACGTGGCGTGTCGTTATGGCTTCCCCAAGCTGCCGTTTGATATCACCTGGATCACGGAGCCCTTTGCTGCGGATGTGGAAATGGAAGATGGTCAAGACCAGGAAGAGGTGATGAAGGGACGGAGGGAGCAGATCCGTCGGCAGCAAAGGGAAGCAAAGGAAAAGCTTCGGCACCTGAGAGAGCTCCTCATGGATCCGAAGGCCTCCTTTGAGAGCTTGTCAGATCTCCTCCGTCGATGCGACTTGGAACACGACGCCTATCTGAAGTGCGCCGAAAATCTGACAAGCGGGAGCGTGGTCATGCTGAAGCGGCAGCCGAACGAATGTTGGGTTAACGCCTATAACCCAGACCTTCTCCGCGCTTGGAACGCAAACATGGACATCCAGTACGTCCTGGACGAGTACTGCTGTGCCATGTACATGATGTCGTACATCACCAAGCCGGAGCATGAGATGACCGAGATCCTGAACTCGGTCGTGAAGACCAGCAGAGAGTCTGCTTTCAACCAAAGTGAGGAAATGAGAAAGATCATGCAGGCCTATGCGAAGCACCGAGAGGTCAGCGCCCAGGAGGCAGTGGCTCGCACGTGCAGCTTGCCCCTGAAAAAGTGCTCGCGGTCTGTGATTTTCCTCTCGACGGACGAGGAAGCCATGAAGATGAGTCTTCCTATGAGTCGCCTGAAGGACATGGCACCTGACTCTGAAGAGGTCTGGATGTTGGGGGTACCTGAGAAGTACCTGTTCAGACCAAAGACTCCCGAGTTTCAGGGGATGTGCCTGGCCGAATTTGCATCAGACTACCGGGTAGTCTATGGCGAACAAGCACAGGGCCCCAGTGCCATTGCCCTTTTGTGTGACAAAGGACATATTGCCAAGAGGACAGCCGGAAAACCAGCAGTCGTTCGATATGCGCGCTTCTCTGAGACCAAGGCGCCAGAGAAACATTTCAGACGACTGCTAAAGCTGTACCTCCCCCACCGATCTGACGACGAACTCAACGACGGGGGTCGCACCTCGTACGAAGAGTTCTACAAATCCCGACGCAACGTCAAGGACATCGTGGAGCACAACAGGAAGCGATTCGAGGGACGAGGCGCAGGCATGGATAAGGCACTCCAGAACGTCCAGTTCGGTCCGGTCCTCAACGCTTGGAACACGTTCGCACCCGAGGTTGAGGCGGAACGGCAGGAGTGTCTTGAGCTCCGTGAAAAGATCCCAGAGGAGCAGGACGAAGACGCCGTGCCCGACTTTGAAGACCTGAATGTCGGTGAACCCCTTCCCCGAATCGAGGCGCCTCGGTTAAGTCCAGACTTTGTCCGCAAGATGTTTCAGAGTCTGAACCAGACCCAGGCGTGCGTCTTCTACGCTGTGCGCCAGTGGTGCCTTCGGCGTGTGTGGGGCCAAGATCCAGAACCGTTCCACTACTTTGTCTCTGGTGGAGCTGGTTGTGGTAAGTCCCACGTCATCAAGTGCATTCATGAGGAAGCAACGAGGATTCTGTGGCAGCTCCCGAGATTCCGGGACGCAGCTGACATGTCCCAGCCCACTGTCCTTCTGACTGCCTTCACGGGCACGGCAGCCTTTAACATCGCGGGCAAAACGTTGCACTCTGTCCTTAAGCTTCCCAGGTCCCTGGAACCGCCGTACCAGGGCCTGGGCAATGCACTTGATGAACTTAGAGCAACTTTGTCTTCGGTGGAAATTCTCATCATCGATGAGATTTCCATGGTTTCCAAGAAGCTGTTTGCCTACGTCAACTGGCGATTCCAGCAGCTCAAAGGAAACCGAAGACCTTTTGGCGGCATTTCCGTTCTTGCAGTCGGCGACTTTTACCAGCTGCCGCCGCTGGGCAGGGCCAAGCCGCTCTGTGTCTACGAGGAGACAGAGTTCGATCTCTGGAGAGAGCGCTTCACCATGGTCAACCTCACTGAGATCATGCGCCAGAAGGATGACCGAGCGTTCGCCGAACTCCTCAATCGACTGCGTGTCAAGCGCAAGCAAGATCCTCTGTGCGCTGCGGACAGAGGCTTGCTCATGAGAGCCGTCTCTGACGGCAAAGATTGCCCGCCAGGAACGCTGCACGTCTTTGCCACCAACAAGCAGGTAGATGGTCACAACGCAGCCACCGTGGCCTCCCTGCTTAAAGGGGACGTCAAAATAGCGGCCGAGGACTACAGGAAGGATGTCGCTACCGGCAGGAAGGTGCCTGTGCCCAACATCAAAGGCACCAAGAGAGATTTGCCTGACAGCATAATGGCAGCTGAAGGAGCAAGAGTTATGCTGATCAGGAATCTCAACGTGGAGGATGGCCTTGTCAATGGAACCTTTGGGACCATCTCCACCATTCTGCCTGACAGACGTGACCCTAAAGTCGTGAGCTTTCTTGGACTTAAACTGGATAATACCACAGCAGGACAGACTCTCCGCAAAAAGCTTCTGGGCCCCTCGGACGACTTGGTGTACGTCGAGAGATCCGAGGAGAGCATCGGTCGCAAGGGCGGAGTCGTGAGACGTCAGTTCCCCGTCAAGCTGGCCTTTGCGTGTACAGCCCACAAAGTTCAGGGAATGACGGTGACGTCGGCTGTCGTGAGCCTGAAACGCATGTTTCAGCCAGGCATGGCGTATGTGGCGCTTAGTCGCACCACTTCGCTTCAGGGTCTCACCATCACCGATTTTGATGAGACAAAAATCTATGCTGACCCTGCCATTACGACAGCTTTGGAAGACATGCGCAGCGCGAGTTTCCAGAGTGTTACTCCGCTGTTGCACCGCTTCAACCGGACGGAGCGACCAGATGCAGAGGTGACAATCGTCCATCATAACACCCAAGGGCTTCCATCTCACATGGTGGACCTGAAGTTGCATCACGAACTCAGGTTGGCAGATGTGCTTTGTCTCACCGAGACACATCTGTCAGGGTCCTCTGTATCCTCGTCCTTTGATCTGGAGGGATACACTGTGTTTCACCGCAGCAGACAGGCGTGTTACACCACGTGCAGGGACATGGCGTCAAAGGCCGGGGGTGGAGTTGCCGTGTACTGCAGGAGCGCTCTGATGGCGGAGGCGCCGAGCTGCATGGGACGTGTCACAGATCTCGAATGTCTGGTCGTGAAGGTTGAGGTCCCAGTCAAAGTGCTAATAGCAACTGTGTATAGACCTCCAGATTTTGGTTTGCAAAAGTTTCTGCCAAACCTCAACGCTCTCTTGGACACATTGGAACTGTTGGATCACCACCCtattgttgtttgtggtgaCTTCAATGAAGACCTCCTTTCGAGAGGCAAAAAAAGCATAAGAGATGCACTTCTGTCCAGAGGCTACAACCAATTGATCACAGAGTCTACCACAGACAAGAACACTGTGAttgatcacatttacatttcccaacctgagaaatgtgttcagtcagGTGTTCTCCAAACGTATTATAGCTATCACAGCCCGGTCTATTGCATTTTGACTGGCTAA